From one Streptomyces spiramyceticus genomic stretch:
- a CDS encoding CbtB-domain containing protein, translated as MSLHTAQHTDTAAAASATTTTRDWLIMAGAAIIAVIALYAVFMDNGTVISATGDYLHEFSHDGRHLFGAPCH; from the coding sequence ATGTCTCTGCACACTGCGCAGCACACCGACACCGCGGCGGCAGCGTCCGCCACGACCACCACCCGCGACTGGCTGATCATGGCCGGTGCGGCGATCATCGCCGTGATCGCGCTCTACGCGGTCTTCATGGACAACGGCACGGTCATCTCGGCGACCGGCGACTACCTGCACGAGTTCTCTCACGACGGCCGGCACCTCTTCGGTGCCCCTTGCCACTGA
- a CDS encoding CbtA family protein: protein MSTPVLPLLGRGLAAGGAAGLAAGLFSLLLAEPLMDRAIRLEEARSAKEHAHEAAATAVQHHEELFSRSTQHVGLVVTAVVAGLALGILFALAYALVHRRTAPGDRPWPRALTFATAAFLAVSLLPGLRYPANPPGVGDSGTVSNRQALWLAAVVIGILGMVLAWQIYVRLADRSVPVRQIAVAITAVATLAVLFALPGNPDEVPVAATLLWDFRILSLASHALLWAVFAAVFGALGLRAAARTAPAPAPGSAPVAA, encoded by the coding sequence ATGTCCACACCTGTACTCCCCCTGCTCGGGCGCGGTCTGGCAGCGGGCGGGGCGGCCGGCCTTGCCGCCGGGCTCTTCTCGCTGCTCCTCGCCGAGCCGCTGATGGACCGTGCGATCCGCCTCGAAGAGGCGCGCTCGGCCAAGGAGCACGCGCACGAGGCGGCCGCCACGGCCGTTCAGCACCACGAAGAGCTGTTCTCCCGCTCCACCCAGCACGTCGGCCTGGTCGTCACCGCGGTGGTGGCGGGCCTCGCCCTCGGCATCCTCTTCGCCCTCGCCTACGCCCTGGTCCACCGCCGCACCGCTCCCGGTGACCGGCCCTGGCCCCGCGCCCTGACCTTCGCCACGGCAGCCTTCCTCGCGGTATCGCTGCTGCCGGGCCTGCGCTACCCCGCCAACCCGCCCGGCGTCGGCGACTCCGGGACCGTCAGCAACCGCCAGGCCCTGTGGCTGGCCGCCGTCGTGATCGGCATCCTCGGCATGGTGCTGGCGTGGCAGATCTACGTACGTCTGGCGGACCGGTCCGTTCCGGTGCGGCAGATCGCGGTGGCCATCACGGCGGTCGCCACGCTCGCGGTGCTCTTCGCACTGCCGGGCAACCCGGACGAGGTTCCGGTGGCGGCGACGCTGCTGTGGGACTTCCGGATCCTGTCGCTGGCCTCGCACGCGCTGCTGTGGGCGGTGTTCGCGGCGGTCTTCGGGGCGCTGGGCCTGCGCGCGGCGGCCCGGACGGCTCCGGCACCGGCTCCGGGTTCGGCTCCGGTAGCGGCGTAA
- a CDS encoding class F sortase has translation MSAEDRPAGGGRLLTGVAWVVLLLGLWVWGRDATEGPGGSSAPTTGDAAAVGRPLGDPLPPAQVPFEGGVMPRRVDVPAIGVTAPVVPRGLDASGAVDPPPYDQPSKVGWYSNGTRPGAAGVALLVGHVDTESKPAVFYGLSAARPGETVRVTGTGGETLEFTIDDVQVFTRERFDPQKVYGPRESDRAELRLITCGGTYDRKARTYTANVVVSAYLTGAAKG, from the coding sequence ATGTCCGCCGAGGACCGCCCGGCCGGCGGCGGCAGGCTGCTGACCGGCGTCGCCTGGGTGGTGCTGCTGCTCGGGCTGTGGGTCTGGGGCCGCGACGCGACCGAGGGCCCCGGCGGCAGTTCGGCCCCGACCACCGGTGACGCCGCCGCCGTCGGCCGCCCGCTCGGGGATCCGCTGCCTCCCGCGCAGGTGCCGTTCGAGGGCGGCGTGATGCCGCGGCGGGTCGATGTCCCCGCCATAGGTGTGACGGCCCCGGTCGTGCCACGTGGCCTCGACGCGTCCGGTGCCGTGGACCCGCCGCCGTACGACCAGCCGTCGAAGGTCGGCTGGTACAGCAACGGAACCAGGCCCGGCGCGGCGGGCGTTGCCCTGCTCGTCGGCCATGTCGACACCGAAAGCAAACCGGCCGTCTTCTACGGCCTGAGCGCCGCCCGGCCCGGCGAGACGGTCCGGGTGACAGGGACCGGCGGTGAAACCCTGGAGTTCACCATCGACGACGTCCAGGTCTTCACCCGCGAACGCTTCGACCCGCAGAAGGTGTACGGCCCCCGCGAGAGCGACCGGGCGGAGCTGCGCCTGATCACCTGCGGGGGCACGTACGACAGAAAGGCCCGCACCTACACGGCGAACGTGGTGGTCTCGGCCTACCTCACGGGTGCGGCCAAGGGCTGA
- a CDS encoding HAD-IIA family hydrolase — protein MAERKPIESWLTDMDGVLIHEGTPIPGADAFIKRLRESGRPFLVLTNNSIYTARDLHARLARMGLDVPVENIWTSALATARFLDDQRPGGTAYVIGEAGLTTALHDIGYVLTDHDPDYVVLGETRTYSFEALTKAIRLINAGARFICTNPDETGPSREGPLPATGAVAALITKATGKDPYFAGKPNPLMMRTGLNAIGAHSETSAMIGDRMDTDVLAGLEAGMETFLVLTGLTGTADVDRYPFRPSTVVDSIADLVDRI, from the coding sequence ATGGCAGAGCGCAAGCCGATCGAATCATGGCTCACCGACATGGACGGCGTTCTCATCCACGAGGGCACGCCCATCCCCGGCGCCGATGCCTTCATCAAGCGGCTCCGCGAGTCGGGCAGGCCCTTCCTGGTACTGACGAACAACTCCATCTACACCGCCCGTGACCTGCACGCACGCCTTGCCCGCATGGGCCTGGACGTGCCCGTCGAGAACATCTGGACGTCCGCGCTCGCCACCGCCCGCTTCCTCGACGACCAGCGGCCCGGCGGCACGGCGTACGTCATCGGCGAGGCCGGTCTGACGACCGCGCTGCACGACATCGGTTACGTCCTGACTGACCACGACCCGGACTATGTCGTCCTGGGCGAGACCCGTACGTACAGCTTCGAGGCACTCACCAAGGCGATCCGGCTCATCAATGCCGGTGCGCGCTTCATCTGCACCAACCCGGATGAGACCGGCCCCAGCCGGGAGGGCCCGCTGCCCGCCACCGGGGCAGTCGCCGCGCTGATCACCAAGGCGACGGGCAAGGACCCGTACTTCGCGGGCAAGCCCAATCCGCTGATGATGCGGACCGGGCTCAACGCGATCGGCGCGCACTCCGAGACCAGCGCGATGATCGGCGACCGCATGGACACGGACGTCCTGGCGGGCCTGGAGGCGGGCATGGAGACGTTCCTGGTGCTGACCGGGCTGACGGGGACCGCGGACGTCGACCGGTACCCGTTCCGGCCGTCGACGGTCGTCGACTCGATCGCGGACCTCGTCGACCGCATCTGA
- a CDS encoding RNA-guided endonuclease InsQ/TnpB family protein — protein sequence MKADRGRKYRAYPTPEQEEVLTGWGHDARALWNLALEHRMMVGRKHDGTWVWSTEQSLLLTQVRNDADDTVNWLSDLPAKAGQQVLRRLDQAFLNMANPDHPAGHPEFKRRSSAMSIPFPGQALHVRKLNRHWAEVRVPKLGWLRFRLSRALGGAVRNCTVVRDGQGWHVCFGIHTGVVDAAPNGKSGCGVDFGVAVSAYVSTEDEPRLMRPTLTPGEQQRLRGLEQRKARQIKHAKRHNGGRYSKRLRKTLAQIADLKARQARRRLDFTHKLTTDLAKNHGFVGIEDLRVTSMTATAKGTVVEPGARVQQKAALNRAILDNIPGERRRQLEYKTRQYGSELRPVPPHGTSQTCPSCGERDPRNRVGCGREFACVHCGFTGHADKSASIEIEARARRMGGTVTKSTRRPRKESSRHRTTVAGARVNQPSAA from the coding sequence GTGAAGGCTGACCGGGGGCGGAAGTACCGCGCTTACCCGACACCGGAGCAGGAGGAGGTCCTGACCGGATGGGGGCATGACGCCCGTGCGCTGTGGAACCTGGCGCTGGAGCACCGCATGATGGTCGGCCGCAAGCACGACGGCACGTGGGTGTGGTCGACGGAGCAGTCGCTGCTGCTGACCCAGGTACGCAATGACGCGGACGACACGGTGAACTGGCTCAGTGATCTACCGGCGAAGGCCGGGCAGCAGGTGCTTCGGCGTTTGGACCAGGCGTTTCTGAACATGGCGAACCCGGACCATCCGGCTGGCCATCCCGAGTTCAAGAGGCGTAGCTCAGCGATGAGTATCCCGTTTCCGGGGCAGGCCCTGCACGTGCGAAAGCTGAACCGCCACTGGGCGGAGGTGCGGGTCCCGAAGCTGGGTTGGCTGCGCTTTCGACTGTCTCGCGCCCTGGGCGGCGCTGTCCGCAATTGCACCGTTGTTAGGGACGGTCAGGGCTGGCATGTGTGCTTCGGCATCCATACGGGTGTGGTGGATGCAGCTCCGAATGGTAAGTCGGGCTGCGGTGTTGACTTCGGTGTGGCCGTCTCGGCGTACGTGTCCACCGAGGACGAGCCGCGACTGATGCGCCCCACTCTGACACCCGGTGAGCAACAGAGGCTGCGCGGGCTGGAGCAGCGCAAGGCTCGCCAGATCAAGCACGCGAAGCGGCACAACGGAGGGCGATACAGCAAACGGCTGCGCAAGACTCTCGCGCAGATCGCGGATCTCAAGGCACGCCAGGCCCGTCGGCGATTGGATTTCACGCACAAACTCACCACCGACCTTGCCAAGAACCACGGCTTCGTCGGCATCGAGGATCTGCGCGTGACGAGCATGACTGCCACAGCCAAAGGCACCGTGGTCGAGCCGGGAGCCCGCGTTCAACAGAAGGCCGCACTCAACCGGGCGATTCTCGACAACATCCCTGGGGAGCGCCGCCGTCAGCTGGAGTACAAGACCCGCCAGTACGGTTCTGAACTGCGTCCGGTGCCGCCGCACGGCACGTCGCAAACCTGTCCGTCCTGCGGCGAACGGGATCCAAGAAACCGCGTCGGCTGTGGCAGGGAGTTCGCGTGCGTGCATTGCGGATTCACAGGTCACGCCGACAAGTCAGCCTCGATCGAGATCGAGGCCCGTGCCCGCCGGATGGGCGGCACGGTCACCAAGAGCACGCGCAGGCCCCGCAAGGAGTCGAGTCGCCACCGCACCACAGTGGCAGGCGCACGCGTGAACCAGCCCAGCGCAGCCTGA
- a CDS encoding 2-aminoethylphosphonate ABC transporter substrate-binding protein: protein MQTSLKTVAAVTGGLALASSLTACGGSSAASDEKVVTVYSADGLKGENGDGWYDQVFKDFEKKTGIKVKYVEGGSGEMVQRAVREKSNTQADVIVTLPPFIQQADAKGLLKAYEPKGADKVASADKAPDGKWTSVVNNYFGFIHNKKELKESPRTWEDLLDSSYKDKLQYSTPGVAGDGTAVVIKAMHDFGGKEPAMEYLKKLQANNVGPSSSTSKLAPKVDKGEILVANGDVQMNFAQSKSMPNIGIWFPAKDGSRPTTFALPYAAGLVDKAPHTENGKKLLDFMLTEGAQQQVSEIGGGFSARTDIKATDANATELASILKGVEVFEPDWNDIGTNLDDYIDAWRNATGS, encoded by the coding sequence ATGCAGACCTCCCTCAAGACGGTCGCCGCCGTCACCGGCGGCCTCGCCCTCGCCTCCTCCCTCACCGCGTGCGGCGGCTCGTCCGCCGCCTCCGACGAGAAGGTCGTCACCGTCTACAGCGCCGACGGCCTCAAGGGCGAGAACGGTGACGGCTGGTACGACCAGGTCTTCAAGGACTTCGAGAAGAAGACCGGCATCAAGGTGAAGTACGTCGAGGGCGGCTCTGGCGAGATGGTGCAACGCGCCGTCCGCGAGAAGTCGAACACCCAGGCCGACGTCATCGTCACCCTGCCGCCCTTCATCCAGCAGGCAGACGCCAAGGGCCTGCTGAAGGCGTACGAGCCCAAGGGCGCCGACAAAGTCGCCTCCGCCGACAAGGCGCCCGACGGCAAGTGGACCTCCGTCGTCAACAATTACTTCGGGTTCATCCACAACAAGAAGGAGCTCAAGGAGAGCCCCAGGACCTGGGAGGACCTCCTCGACTCCTCCTACAAGGACAAGCTCCAGTACTCCACGCCCGGTGTCGCGGGCGACGGAACCGCCGTCGTCATCAAGGCGATGCACGACTTCGGCGGCAAGGAGCCGGCGATGGAGTACCTGAAGAAGCTCCAGGCCAACAATGTCGGCCCGTCCTCCTCGACCTCCAAGCTCGCGCCGAAGGTCGACAAGGGCGAGATCCTGGTCGCCAACGGCGACGTACAGATGAACTTCGCGCAGTCCAAGTCCATGCCGAATATCGGCATCTGGTTCCCGGCGAAGGACGGCTCCAGGCCCACCACCTTCGCGCTGCCCTACGCCGCCGGTCTGGTCGACAAGGCACCGCACACCGAGAACGGCAAGAAGCTCCTCGACTTCATGCTCACCGAGGGCGCCCAGCAGCAGGTCAGCGAGATCGGCGGCGGCTTCTCGGCCCGTACGGACATCAAGGCCACGGACGCCAACGCCACCGAACTGGCCAGCATTCTCAAGGGAGTTGAGGTCTTCGAGCCGGACTGGAACGACATCGGAACCAACCTCGACGACTACATCGACGCCTGGAGGAACGCCACGGGCAGCTAG
- a CDS encoding ABC transporter permease, with protein sequence MLVHSRTGKWAARVLFFVLFVPLFALPMLVIVAASFSTNWSGAFPSGPTAEHYTSAVRGESLQALTTSLVTALTASLLALTFGTWAALAAASLKNRGEGVPPMPFRLWGRVLDALFMLPVAVPSVVVGLAVLVAFSQPPFLLNGTRWIVILAHAVLVTAFAYQSVSAAILRLDPMYEQAAASLGASPSYVLWKVKLPLLLPSLNAAAGLCFALSMGELSATMMLYPPDWTPLPVQIFTATDRGSLFTGSAVAVVLMGTTLLVLLAVSRIRTKASYR encoded by the coding sequence GTGTTGGTGCATAGCCGTACGGGGAAGTGGGCGGCCCGGGTTCTCTTCTTCGTCCTCTTCGTTCCGCTGTTCGCGCTGCCGATGCTCGTCATCGTCGCCGCGTCGTTCTCCACCAACTGGTCCGGCGCCTTCCCCTCCGGCCCGACCGCCGAGCACTACACATCGGCCGTACGCGGAGAGTCCCTGCAGGCGCTCACCACCAGCCTGGTCACCGCCCTGACCGCGAGCCTGCTCGCGCTCACCTTCGGCACCTGGGCCGCCCTTGCCGCGGCCTCGCTGAAGAACAGAGGCGAGGGGGTCCCTCCCATGCCCTTCAGGCTATGGGGGAGAGTGCTCGACGCGCTGTTCATGCTGCCCGTCGCCGTCCCCTCCGTGGTCGTCGGTCTCGCCGTCCTCGTCGCGTTCTCCCAGCCGCCGTTCCTCCTCAACGGCACACGCTGGATTGTGATCCTCGCGCACGCCGTTCTTGTCACGGCGTTTGCCTACCAGTCGGTTTCGGCCGCCATCCTGCGACTGGACCCGATGTACGAGCAGGCCGCCGCATCTCTTGGGGCCAGCCCCTCGTACGTCCTGTGGAAGGTGAAGCTCCCGCTCCTGCTGCCGTCGCTCAACGCGGCCGCCGGGCTGTGCTTCGCCCTGTCCATGGGCGAGCTGAGCGCCACGATGATGCTCTACCCGCCGGACTGGACGCCGCTCCCGGTGCAGATCTTCACGGCCACCGACCGCGGCTCCCTCTTCACCGGCTCGGCGGTCGCCGTGGTCCTCATGGGGACGACGCTGCTCGTGCTGCTCGCCGTCTCCCGTATCCGCACCAAAGCCTCGTACCGCTAG